In the Deltaproteobacteria bacterium genome, AAGGGTCGATGGAAGAATTTCAATGCCATCCGCCGCTAATTCGTCGGCAATACCGCGCAATAATTTATCGTCGTCCCGGCTGCGCAGCTTGGCGAGAAAGCGCGCACCGCGCAGGTCCGGTCGAAAATTGCCAAGCAGTTTAACTTTGCGAATACCGCCGGCCATTACGGCTTGAGTCACCCCGGCGCGCTGAAATACCCGGATGATTTTTCCCAACTCGCCGACATAGATCCAAGTAATCTCATCGACAAGCGTAGCGATCGCCTCGTCGCATTCGCCGCGATGGGCCGCGGCGATCACGGTATATCCGGCACGCTTCGCTTCGGCGGCAAAGAGCAGCGGAAACTTGCCGTTACCGGCGATGAGGCCGAGCTTTTTCACACGCGATGAATTTCAGAAATCGACTGGTATGCGGCAAACAAATTAACGGCAGATGCCGCGCTGGGAATTGGCAATGAATGAAATAAATTTTTCGATCTCGGCGCTGCTGGGAACTTCCCGACGAATCCGCGCCAACGCTACATCGGTCTTGAGCTTGGATTGAAAGGCGATGCGATAGGCTTTACGGATCGCCGCGATGATGGATTTATCGAAACCGCGCCGCTTGAGCCCTTCGGTGTTGAGACCATGGAGTCGGGCGCGGTCGCCGGTGGCGTTGCAATAGGGCGGCACGTCTTTGGAGACCATGGAGCCAGCGCCCAAGATCGCGCTATTACCAATGCGCACGAACTGATGAATGCCAACCAGACCCCCAACGATTACGAAGTCCTCCACCACCACATGGCCGCCGAGAGTCGCGCCGTTGGCGATCACGTTACGATCGCCGACGATGCAATCGTGGGCAATGTGGCAGTGCATCATCAGTAAATTTTGATCGCCGACCCGGGTGATCATACCGCCGCCGGTGGTACCGGGATTGAGCGAAACATACTCGCGAATGGTGTTGCGCTTACCGACGATCAATTCGCTCGGTTCGCCTCTGAATTTCAAATCCTGCGGCGCCGAGCCGACGCTGGCGAAAGGATAAACGACGGTGCCTTCGCCTAAGCTCGTCCGTCCCTGGATCACGGCATGCGCATGAATCTTACAGCCCTTATCGATCTTCACGCCGGCGCCGATCACAGCATAGGGACCGACCTCGACCCCGCCGGCTAACTCAGCAGCCGCGTCGATTATCGCAGTGTGATGAATGGTATTCATGAATACGAGCGCTCAAGACATTTCGATTTCCATGGCGGAGATTTGCGCTTGGGCCGCTACTTTGCCGTCCACCGACGCGACCCCAGCCATCTTCCAATACGGCCCGCGCCGTTTGACGCAGGTCAACTCGATGCGCAGCTGATCGCCGGGCTCCACGGGCCGTTTGAACTTCACCCGGTCGAGACCCGTGAGCACGAAAACTTTATTATCCGCCATGCCGCCCTGGGCGTTATGCGCGAAGATCGCGCCGACCTGGGCCATCGCTTCGCAAATCAGCACACCGGGCATCACCGGTTTGTTGGGAAAGTGGCCTTGGAAAAAATTCTCGTTGAAAGAAACGTTTTTGATACCGACGATCTTGTTGTCGCCTTCGATCTCGATAATCCTGTCGACCAACAGGAACGGATAACGGTGCGGTAAGAACTTGAGTATCTCTCTAGCGTCCATCATGGGCTTCTCGCGGGCTTAACGCGCCTCCTTATTTCGTGCCATTGACCAAGCGCGCCACCTGTTTTTCCAAGGCGCGCACTTGGCTCCACAGTTTGGGTAGCTGCGGCAGCAGAACCATCACTTTCAACCAGACTTGATGCGGCGCGGCGCTCAGGCCGCTGGAAAGCACGACATTGGGCGCTACCGATTGACCGACGCCGGACTGCGGGCCGATGGTCGCGCCGTCACCGATCTGAATGTGATTGACGACGCCGACTTGTCCCGCCAGCGTGACGTTTTTGCCGAGCCGCGAGCTGCCGGAGATGCCGGCCTGCGCCGCGATCACCGAGTGTTCGCCAATCACGACGTTGTGGGCGATCTGCACCAGGTTATCGATCTTGGTGCCCTTGCCGATCACGGTCTGACCGAGCACCGCGCGGTCCACTGTGGAGTTGGCGCCAATCTCGACATCGTCTTCAACCACGACGATGCCCACTTGGGGAATCTTCACTCGCGCCGCGCCGCTGCCGGCGTAACCGAATCCATCGCTGCCGATCACGGTTCCAGCGTGCAACACAACCCGATCGCCCAAACGGCACTGCTCCCGCACGACAACATTTGGCTGAAGCACACAATCGGCGCCGATCTGCGCCTCGGCGCCGACAAAAACTCCCGGCATCAGCACCGATCGCGCGCCGATGCGCGCCTTCGGTCCGACAAACGCGAAGGCAAAAATCGTCGCCGATGACGCTACCTCTGCGGATGGATCGATAGCGGCTTGCTTGCTGATCGCCGCGGTGAACTGCGGCGCCGGCGACAGCAGCTGGAGAATTTTCGCGAAACCGACATAGGGATCGCGGCATTCGATGAAATTATTCGCGCCCTGACCGCCGGCGCTAGCGACGCCGAGTCCGACGATCACTGCGCTGGCACGGCACTGGGACAAATGTTTTTGATAGCGCGGATTGGTAAGAAAACTGATTTCACCGGGGCCAGCCTGATCCAAGGCGGCGACCTTGTGAACCCGCACAGAGCCGTCGCCGACGACCTTGCCATCCACAAGGGCGGCGAGCTCGGCCAACGATTTATCAGAGGCCACTTATTTTTTTACCCGATTGTAGCTTTCGATGACTTTGGCGGTAACGTCGGTGCCCTGATCGCTGTAGAGAATCTGCGAACGTTCCAAGATCACGGTAAATTTTTCCGACTTGCCATATTCGGCCACGACGCCTTCCAACTCCTTTATCAGCTCCGCCATCATGGTGCCTTCTTTTTGGCGCAGCTCTTCCTGATAGTCGCCCATGGAGCGTTGCAAATTGACCGAACGTTTTTGAAAATCGGCCTCAAGATTGCGCCGCTCTCCTTCCTTGAGCAGCGGGGCCTTCTTCTCGATATCGGCCTTGAGCCGTTCGAGATCTTGCCGTTCCTTGAGCAAGTCGGCTTCAATTTTTTTGATCTGCACTTGAAAACGTTCCTTAGCGCGCTTGCCGGCGTTGGACTCCGCGATCACCCGCTGAACATCGATGAAACCGATTCTCACCGTTTGCGCCTGCCCAAACGAAGGCGGCAGGGCCAGCATGATAATGACGAGCCAAACTTTCATGTAAACCTCCAGGTATCGGATATATTGAAATGCAATGACTGTGGGTCGAATTATTGCGCGCCGATGGTAAACCCGAGCACCGAAGTGTCGTCGCCATGCTGCTTGTTCAAGGGGAAGCCAAGCTCTACGCGCAAGGGACCGAACGGCGACATCCAGCGCACGCCTGTGCCAACCGAGCGGCGAAAATCGCCGAACTTAATGCCCTCGCTGCCAAAGGCATTGCCCATGTCGAAAAATGCCAGACCGCGCACGCCATACTGCTCCATGATCGGAAACAGCACTTCGGCATTGGCCACCGCGGCGCGATCGCCGCCGATGACGTTGGTGCCGGTACAGGCGCCGGTGGTTGGGTCGCAACCGGATGGTACCCGCGGCCCCAAACTGCGCTCGGTAAATCCGCGCACGGAATTGATGCCGCCGAGAAAGTAACGTTCGAACAGCGGCAAGTCCTTCTTGCCATTTTGGCGTTCCGCGAAACCGATACCATAGCCCAAGGTGCCGCCCAGTGCTAAGACATAATTACCGCCCCAATTGGGATCTTTGAGCAAGGGATAATGCCAACGGCCACTCAGGTCGGTTTTCAAGAAGCGCGCATCGCCGCCTAAGCCCGCGGTCTTCACTGAGAGCGCCGATTTGGTACCTTCCGTGGGACTAAAAAAATGATCCCGGCTGTCATAGGTAAGCCCAGGAGTCACGCTGCTGGTCAGCGACTTGCCCTTTTCCGCGCGGATCGAATCCGGCGCGGTTTCTTTGACGCCGCCGATATTTTCATGGGTCAAATCGTAGCCCACGCCGCCGCGCATGAAATCCCACGCCGTCGGCGTGCCGTCATCGACTTCATCCGAGCCCAACTGTTTTTTTACCCGGCCGAAATACGGCAGATCCAATTCCTTGAGCGGGTAACTATTATTTACGCCAAACCCGATCTTGCGTTCGCTGAAATCGTTGAACGAGCGACGGGTGTTGAAAGCCTCCAGACTCACGGCATTTTTGCTATCTAAAAAATAAGGGTCGTTGACGCTCAAAATGAAATCCTGCCGACGCGAACCGATGCTAAAATTGCCGCTCACTCCCTGGCCGCGGCCAGCGATGTTTTTCTCGGTGATGTTGACCTTGGCGAGGAATCCGTCGCCGCTGCTGTAACCGCCGCCGATTTGAAAGGTTCCGGTGGGCCCTTCCTTGACGTCGACCAATAAATCCAACGTATCGGCTTGATCGGTTTTTTGGGTGGTGATCTGGGCGTCTTCAAAATAGCCGGTACGCTGCAAAGCGTTGCGGCTCTGGGTAACCTTGTTGCCAGAATACAGTTCCTGCTCGTTGGCCAGCAGTTCGCGCCGCACCACCGTGTCGCGGGTCTTAGTATTTCCCGTCACCAGCACGCGGTTGAAATAAACGGGGGGGCCCTTTGAGATAACCAAGGCCACATCAACATTTTTGCTAACTTGATCGATTTTCGTCACCGGATCCACCTGGACGAAGGCAAAGCCCTTATTTAAATACATATCGCTCAAGGTGGTGATATCGTCGCGCAAACGGCTGCCGCGAAAGATTTGTCCGGTGGTGAGCTTGACCGATTTTAGCATCTGCTGGTCGTCTTGAATCAGCTCGCCGCCGATCTCGACTTTGCCGACCCGATACTGCGGCCCTTCGAATATGCGAAAGATCACTTCCAAACCGTCGCGGCCGCGCACAATCACGGGATCGTCGACTTTATGCTCGACATAGCCGTTGTCGTTGTAATGACTGGAAAGAATCGCCACATCGTTGGTCAGCATGTCGCGATCAAGCACGCCGCGGTTGGTGATGAAAGAAAAAATCCATTCTTCCTTAGTCGCCAAGAGCCCCTTCAAGTCGCCATCGCCAAAAGCCTTGTTGCCTTCGAAGGCGATTTTTTTGATCAACAGTCGATTGCCTTCGATGATATCGAAGGTGACCACCGCCTGGTTGGACGATTCGACGGCGACCGAATGATCGATGGCGGCATTGACGTAGCCCTGTTCGGTGTAGAGTTTTCTAACCTTCTCGACGCCTTCGGCGACTTTGGTCCGGTCTAAAATCGTCCGCGCGCCGACGCCCAGCGCGGTTTCGATTTTGTCTTTACTAACTTGCGCAGAGCCTTGGATTTTTACCTCGCGAATGTAGGGTTTCTCTTTGATCGCGTAGGTGAGTATCCCGTCCGGCGAAAGCTCGGCGTTGACGTCGTCGAAAAACCCCATGCGAAAAATCGCCTTGACGTCTTGTTCGACGATCAGCGGATCGAAACTCTCGCCGGCCCGGCTTTTTAAATGCAGCCGAATGCCGTCGTCTTCGACCCGAAGGTTGCCGGTGATTTTGACTTCCTTGAGGCGAACTTTTTCTTGGCTCTGGAGCGGTCGCGGAGCACCGATACACAGGGTCAGAATTAGCATCAAGCTAATAGTTTTGGGCAGCGAGCGAATAATTGAAATGATTGCCATCGGCGCTTGGAATTTACCGGTCACGTGGCTCAACTTTGTAAAAATCTAACAAGATGGCAAACTTTTGTAAAGGTATCACAACTAGCCAAAAATTTCACCGGCGCGCAGCTCGGCGCGCCGGCCAATCTTATCGGCGAACTCGCGGTTGTGTGTAGCCACCACCAAAGCGATTTTATGCTCTTCGTTGAGACGAAAAAGTAAATCTTGCACTTCCTGGCCGATGCGCATGTCCAAGGAACCGGTGGGCTCGTCGGCGAGCACCACTTTAGGTTTCAAGATTACCGCCCGGGCGACCGCGACGCGCTGTTGCTCGCCACCGGAAAGTTTACCGGGCCGATGACTCATGCGCTCCTTGAGTCCGACCAATTCTAATAAGCGCTCCGCTTCGCCCTTGGCTTGGGTCACGCCCATGCCCTGAATCAGCGCTGGGAACATGACATTGTCGAGGGCGGTAAAATCCGGCAAGAGATAATGAAACTGAAAGATGAAACCGATCTGGCGATTGCGAAACTGGCAAAGCGCGGCTTCGTCAGCCATCGGCAGCTCTTGGTCTTGAAACAGAATCGTTCCGCTGGTCGGCCGGTCGAGGGTGCCGAGGATATGCAGCAGCGTGCTTTTGCCGACCCCGGAAGCGCCGACGATGGCCAAGCGCTCGCCTTCGGCCAGTTCTAAATTAACGCCGCGCAGCACGTGAATCTCGCTGCCGCCCTCGTGGAACGATTTGCGCAGATCGCGCACCGACAGCAGGCTGTTACTCATAGCGCAACACTTCCACCGGATCGAGCTTGGCCGCCTGGCGCGCCGGATAGATGCTGGCGAGCAAACAGACGAAAAACGACGCCGAGGTCACAAGAGCAAAATTGCTTAGATAAATACGCACCGGCACCGTGGAGATGAGAAAGACGCCGTCGGGAAGCTTGAACTGGTATTGGGAAATCAAAGCGCACACCAACAAACCGAGCACGACCCCGAATACCGTGCCGACGACGCCGATCATGCAGCCCATGAGCAAGAATATTTTGTGAATGCTTTGCTGGGACGCGCCCATGGAGCGCAGGATGGCGATGTCTTTTTTCTTTTCCATGACCACCATGACAAGCGTCGACACGATATTGAAGGCGCCGATCAAAACCATCAGCAGCAAGACCAAGAAATAAACCGTCTTTTCCAGTTGCAGCGCCGAGAAAAGATTGGGCCAGAGCCGGGTCCAGTCCTCGGCGAAATAGGGAAAGCCGAGACGGCGCTGAATACGCTCGGCGATGGCGCGCGAATGGTCGACGTCGTTGACGCGCATTTCGATGTTGCTTACCGCGCCGGCCATTTCGAAAAAGCTTTGCGCGTCGCTGAGCGCCATGAACACCAGCGTCGAATCGATTTCGCTCATGCCGCTCTTAAGTATGCCGACGACGATGAAACGGCGCACTTTGGGGATCACACCGATCGCGGTGGGACTGCCCAAGGGCGACACCACTTGAATCGGCGAACCGGTAAACGCGCCTAACTGATTGGCCAAGCGTTCGCCTAAGATAATTCCCGGCAGCGTCACCCGGCGATCTTCAACCTGGAGAGCATGCGGAGTTTTGAGCGCGGCCAGGCTCCCCTCTTTCAAAAAACTTTGCAGGTTGACCACGCCGTTGACCCGATCGGGATCGACGCCGCGCACCACCACGCCGGACACTCGCGAGCCGGAGGTGACCATCACCTGGCCGTAAATAGTCGGCGAAGCCGCCACCACCCCCGGCTCCTTGACCAGTTCGGCGAGCAGCCGTTCATGATCGCGCATCGGTTCACCGGAGCGCACCAATGCGATATGGGCGTTGATACCGAGCAAGCGGTCGCGCAACGTTTCTTCGAAACCGCTCATCACCGACATGACCACATTCAAGGTCATCACCGCGAGCATGACGCCGAGCACTGAGATCACGGTGATCAACGATATAAATGTCTCGCGCCGGCGCGCCCGCAGATAGCGCAACGCGATAAACAGTTCGTATTTCATTGAGAGCGAGAAACTACTAACGCTGGGGGCGCATCAGCGGAAAGAAAATCACGTCGCGAATCGACGGCGAGTTGGTCAAAAACATTACCAGTCGATCGATGCCGATGCCTTGGCCGGCGGCCGGCGGCATGCCGTACTCGAGGGCGCGCACGTAATCGTCGTCGATGGGATTGGCCTCTTCGTCGCCGGCGGCGCGAGCGGCCATTTGTTCGAGAAAACGTTGGCGCTGATCGGCGGGATCGTTGAGCTCGGAAAAAGCGTTGGCCAACTCGCGGCCGCCGATAAATAGTTCGAAGCGATCCACCAACGCCGGATTCTCGTCGTTCTTACGCGCTAAAGGTGAAACTTCGATGGGATAACCGGTCATGAAGGTCGGCTGAATCAGCTTCGCTTCGGCGGTTTCTTCAAAAACTTCCACCAACAATTTTCCATAGGGCGCGTCCAGGTCGACTTTCAAATGATGGTTTTTGGCGAATGCCTGCAAACCCTCAATGCTTTCGACATCCGTTTGGGACGCGCCGCCGTGCCGCACGATCGCTTCACCGATGGTCAAGCGCTGCCAGGGCGGCGTGAGATCGATCACATGGTCGCCGTAGGGCAATTGCAATGAGCCGGCAACTTCCTTGGCCAAACTCACGAACAGCTCTTCGGTGAGGTGAATTAAATCCTCGAAGGTCGCATAGGCTTGGTAGAACTCGACCATGGTAAATTCCGGATTGTGGCGCACCGAGATGCCTTCGTTACGAAAGCTACGGTTGAGCTCGAAAACTCGCTCGAAGCCGCCGACCAGCAAACGCTTGAGGAACAGTTCCGGCGCGACGCGCAGATACAGTTCCATGTCGAGAGTATTGTGATGCGTGACGAAGGGCTTGGCCGCGGCGCCGCCGGGAATCGGCTGCATCATCGGCGTTTCGACTTCGAGAAAATCGCGGTCTTCGAAAAATCGCCGCAGCAGTTTGACGATGCGCGAACGCTTTTCGAAGACTTCGCGCACTTCGGGATTGACCATCAAGTCGACATAGCGTTGGCGGTAGCGCGCTTCGACGTCGGCGAGGCCATGCCATTTTTCCGGCAGCGGCCGCAGACACTTGGTCAGCAAACGCAGCTCGCTGGCTTCGACGGTCAATTCCTTGGTCTTGGTGCGAAATAAATGGCCGTTGACGCCGACGATGTCGCCCAGGTCCAAGGTCTGGAACAGCGCGAAGGCTTCGTCGCTCAAGCGGTCTTTACGGACATAAACTTGCAATTTCGCGCGGCGGTCCTGGAGCTGAAAAAACGCCGCTTTGCCCATGCGCCGGAGCGCCATGATCCGTCCCGCGACCAAGACATTACGCGGCGTCGCGTGAAGATCCTCGTCGCTGACCTCCGCGCCCAGGGCGATCGCCTCGGTGAGCGAACGATCGGGCTTGAAGTCGTTGGGATAAACCTTGGCGCCGCCGTCGCGCAGCTTGGCCAATTTTTCCCGCCGCACTTCCACCTGCTCGCTGCTGTCGTCGAGTAAATTTTGCTCGTTGTCCGCCATGATTTCCGTATCCGAGCCACCGATGGCGCGCTCGCTATCTAGCGCCGAAATTAATAAACGAAATGAATTAGAGTCCGAGATTCTTACAGATCGCCTGCACCGAATAGGCTTTGTTGAGAGAGTAGAAATGCAAACCGCGGACGCCGTAACGGATCAAAGCCTCACACTGGCGGGCCGCATACTCGATGCCCACTTCGATGGCCGCGTCATCGTCAGCCTCCACCGTCGACAAGCGCTGTTCCAGCGCCGGAGGAATTTTCGAACCGCAAAGCGAAGTGAAACGGCGCACTTGCGTCGCCGAAAGAATCGGCAAGATGCCCGGCACGATCGGCACGGTGACGCCGAGCTTACGCAAGTCGTCAGCGAAGCGAAAAAAATCGTCATTGTCGAAAAATAGTTGAGTAATGATCGCCGCCGCGCCGGCAGCGACTTTTTCTTTGAGAAAGCGCAAATCCGCTTCCCGGCTAACTGCCCGAGGATGCACCTCGGGAAAACCGGCCACCGCCACCGAAAAACCGCCCATCGCCAGCGCCTCCCGGACTAATTCAATCGCGTAGTGAAATCCGTTCGGATGGGGCCGCCAATCGGCCACGCCCGCGGGCGGATCGCCGCCGAGAGCGAGAATATTTTCGATGCCCTTCGCTTTGAGATTTCTCAGAACCCCGCGGGCTTCGTCCTTGGACTGACCTATCACGGTCAAGTGGCACATGACCTCAAGGCCGCCGCCATTATGGATCGTGTCGACCAGGTCGAGCGTCTTGTCGCGCGTGCTTCCGCCCGCCCCGTACGTAACAGAACAAAAACCGGGATTGAGCCTCTTGAGAATTTCGATCTCGCTAAAGAGGTTCTCCTCGCCTTTGTCTGTCTTTGGAGGAAAGAACTCGACCGAAAGAGTCAACTCTGGCCGGGCATAGAGGTCGACTAATTTCACACTAATCCTAGATGACTACCGTCGGCGTAGCACTATTAGTAGCACATGGTTTCGCCATGAACAATTCGTATCCGCTAAATAATCGCAGTTTTACTGAGACTTTTCCTGCCCGCGTAGGACTCGTTGGCGGGCGGCCAGCGGATCGCAGCCCGAACCACTTTCCGGGGTGATTTGATTTCTAAGCACGTCGGTGTGATTGAGCAACGCCGACTTGATCTCGTCGGCGACACCGAAGCGCTCCAACGTCTCTTTAAAAATTTGTTTGCGCCGGGCGAAGTGGCCGCCCATGATCGGATGGCTCGCATGGGCCTCGCCCAGCGGCCTGCCGGTGTATTTAACCTCGGCGCCGAGAAATTCCGCCGCAAGCTGATATTCTAATTCTTTGATGCGGGCGGGATCGGCGTGGCGAAAAAAGAACCCGATCATGCGGTCGGCGAAGACCTGATCGATAAATGCGCCGATGATTTCCCTGAGCTTGGCTTCGCCGCCCAGGCGCGCGAAAAGTGTCGGCTCGACCGTCGACATAACCATCACTCGATTTAGAGCATGCCCAACTGCAAGCGCGCCGCTTCGGACATCTTGGTCTGATCCCAAGGCGGTTCCCAGACCAGGTCGATTTGCACATCGGTGACACCGTCAACGGCGCGAATCTTTTGTTCGACTTCCGCCGGAATCGACTGCGCCGCTGGACAGCTCGGCGAAGTCAGCGTGAGCTGAATCGTCACCGCACCCGCTTCGTTGACCTTGACCTCATAGATCAAACCCATCTCGTAAATGTTCACCGGAATCTCCGGATCGAACACCGTGCGTAGCGCCTCGATCGCTTGGGCTTCGATGATCGTTTGGTTGATGCTGTCCATAATTTTACTCGATCCCCAACTGCTGCTTGGCGCTCGACGCGATCATGCTTTGATTCCACGCCGGCTCCCAGACCAATTCAACTTCCGCCTCGCGAATCTCCGCCAGCGCGAGTAATTTCTTGCGAATGTCTGCTTTGATAAACTGCCCCATGCCGCAGCCCTGAGCGGTTAAAGTGAAATGGACCTGCGCTTTATGACCGCCGCCTGGCAGCGCTTCGACATGGCAATCGTAAACCAAACCGAGCTCGACGATATTGACGGGAATCTCGGGATCGAAGCACGAGCGCAGCTGCTGCCAAACCTGATCCTCAATTGAGCCCTGCGCGCCTTGGGAACTAGAAGGCTTGGCATCCTCAATGTTGGCCAACCCGAGAGCATCACCGTCGCGCCCATCAATGCGCACACTATAGCCGTGATCGGTCATGACCGTGTAGCCGCTACCGACGGTTTGTGTCAGCCACACCGAGCTTCCGGCCAAAAGCGACACGGTTTCGCCGCTAGGAATCATGATCGCGCTACAATCGCGCCGCAATGTAATCGGTTTTTCAGTGGTCATGACACCCTGCTCCTTTCACGCCTAACGATGCCATCACTCAGTGCTTGCCGGCTGCGCTTCTCCCTTAAGCGCGGCGATCACCGTATGCCAAGCCAGACTAGCGCATTTTACCCGAGCTGGGAATTTGCAGACACCGGAAAGAATTTGCAGCTTGCCGACCTTGTCGGCGGCGTGGCCCTCGCTCTCGTCGCCGGTGAGCATCTTGTGCACGTTGTTGAACAAAGCTTGCGCCGCTGCTTCGTTCTTGCCCTTTAGTTCCGCCGTCATCATCGACGCCGACGCCTTGGAGATCGCGCAGCCCGAGCCCTGAAAGCTGATGTCTTGAATTACGTCGTTTTCCAAGCGCACGAACACCGTGACATGATCGCCGCACAGCGGATTGTAGCCCTCGGCTTTATGATTGGCGTTGGCCATATCACGAAAGTTGCGCGGGCTTTTGTTGTGGTCGAGAATGACCTCTTGATATAGATCGTCTAGGTCTGACATTAGCCGAACACTTTCATGACGCGATGAATCGCCCGCACCATCACGTCGATTTCTTCCATCGTATTGTAAAATGCAAAGGAGGCACGAGTGGTCGCCGGCACGCCGAAGCGCTGCATCACCGGCATGGCGCAGTGATGACCGGCGCGCACCGCGACGCCTTCTTGGTCGAGAATCGTTCCGACATCGTGGGCATGGACGTGACCCAAGACAAACGACAACACGCCGGCTTTTTCTTTCGCCGTGCCGATTATTCTAAGACTTTCGATATTTGAAACCGCCTCGGTGGCGTAGGCCAGCAAGCGCTGCTCATGGGCGGCGACCGCATCCCAATCGAGTGCGGCCATATAATCGATGGCGGCGCCCAAGCCGATGCCGCCGGCGATATGCGGCGTTCCGGCTTCGAACTTATAGGGCAAAACATTGTAATGAGTCTTTTCGAAGGTCACCAAACTGATCATATCACCGCCGCCCTGATAAGGCGGCATTTTTTCCAGCAGCTCGGCGCGCCCGTACAAAACCCCGACGCCGGTGGGACCGAACATCTTGTGGCCGGAGAAGGCGTAGAAGTCGCAGTCAAGCTCCTGCACGTCGACTTTCAAATGCGGCACCGCCTGCGCTCCATCGAGCAGCACCGGCACGCCGCGCTCGTGGGCTAGTGCGACCATCTCTTTGACCGGCACGACCGTGCCCAGCGCGTTCGATACATGGGTGATCGAGACGAATTTGGTTTTTTCGTTTAGCAGCCGGCGATACTCGTCCATAACGATCTCACCGTCATGGTTGATCGGAATCACTCGCAGCTTGGCGCCGACTTGCTCGCAGAGCATTTGCCACGGCACAATGTTGGAATGATGCTCCATCGCCGAGACGATGATTTCATCGCCGGTTTTCAAGAAGCTGCGGCCGTAACTTTGGGCGACTAAGTTGATCGCTTCGGTGGTGCCGCGCACAAAGATGATTTCTTTATCGGTCCGGGCGTTGAGAAAGTTGTGAACCTTGCCACGCGCCCCTTCATAGGCCGCGGTCGCCTGTTCGCTCAAAGAGTGCACGCCGCGATGGATGTTGGAATTCTCCGCGCTGTAGTAACGCGCCAGCGCATCGATCACCGCTTGCGGCTTCTGGCTGGTCGCGCCGTTGTCGAAATAGACCAACGGCT is a window encoding:
- a CDS encoding acyl-ACP--UDP-N-acetylglucosamine O-acyltransferase — translated: MNTIHHTAIIDAAAELAGGVEVGPYAVIGAGVKIDKGCKIHAHAVIQGRTSLGEGTVVYPFASVGSAPQDLKFRGEPSELIVGKRNTIREYVSLNPGTTGGGMITRVGDQNLLMMHCHIAHDCIVGDRNVIANGATLGGHVVVEDFVIVGGLVGIHQFVRIGNSAILGAGSMVSKDVPPYCNATGDRARLHGLNTEGLKRRGFDKSIIAAIRKAYRIAFQSKLKTDVALARIRREVPSSAEIEKFISFIANSQRGICR
- the fabZ gene encoding 3-hydroxyacyl-ACP dehydratase FabZ, translating into MMDAREILKFLPHRYPFLLVDRIIEIEGDNKIVGIKNVSFNENFFQGHFPNKPVMPGVLICEAMAQVGAIFAHNAQGGMADNKVFVLTGLDRVKFKRPVEPGDQLRIELTCVKRRGPYWKMAGVASVDGKVAAQAQISAMEIEMS
- the lpxD gene encoding UDP-3-O-(3-hydroxymyristoyl)glucosamine N-acyltransferase; amino-acid sequence: MASDKSLAELAALVDGKVVGDGSVRVHKVAALDQAGPGEISFLTNPRYQKHLSQCRASAVIVGLGVASAGGQGANNFIECRDPYVGFAKILQLLSPAPQFTAAISKQAAIDPSAEVASSATIFAFAFVGPKARIGARSVLMPGVFVGAEAQIGADCVLQPNVVVREQCRLGDRVVLHAGTVIGSDGFGYAGSGAARVKIPQVGIVVVEDDVEIGANSTVDRAVLGQTVIGKGTKIDNLVQIAHNVVIGEHSVIAAQAGISGSSRLGKNVTLAGQVGVVNHIQIGDGATIGPQSGVGQSVAPNVVLSSGLSAAPHQVWLKVMVLLPQLPKLWSQVRALEKQVARLVNGTK
- a CDS encoding OmpH family outer membrane protein gives rise to the protein MKVWLVIIMLALPPSFGQAQTVRIGFIDVQRVIAESNAGKRAKERFQVQIKKIEADLLKERQDLERLKADIEKKAPLLKEGERRNLEADFQKRSVNLQRSMGDYQEELRQKEGTMMAELIKELEGVVAEYGKSEKFTVILERSQILYSDQGTDVTAKVIESYNRVKK
- the bamA gene encoding outer membrane protein assembly factor BamA; translation: MAIISIIRSLPKTISLMLILTLCIGAPRPLQSQEKVRLKEVKITGNLRVEDDGIRLHLKSRAGESFDPLIVEQDVKAIFRMGFFDDVNAELSPDGILTYAIKEKPYIREVKIQGSAQVSKDKIETALGVGARTILDRTKVAEGVEKVRKLYTEQGYVNAAIDHSVAVESSNQAVVTFDIIEGNRLLIKKIAFEGNKAFGDGDLKGLLATKEEWIFSFITNRGVLDRDMLTNDVAILSSHYNDNGYVEHKVDDPVIVRGRDGLEVIFRIFEGPQYRVGKVEIGGELIQDDQQMLKSVKLTTGQIFRGSRLRDDITTLSDMYLNKGFAFVQVDPVTKIDQVSKNVDVALVISKGPPVYFNRVLVTGNTKTRDTVVRRELLANEQELYSGNKVTQSRNALQRTGYFEDAQITTQKTDQADTLDLLVDVKEGPTGTFQIGGGYSSGDGFLAKVNITEKNIAGRGQGVSGNFSIGSRRQDFILSVNDPYFLDSKNAVSLEAFNTRRSFNDFSERKIGFGVNNSYPLKELDLPYFGRVKKQLGSDEVDDGTPTAWDFMRGGVGYDLTHENIGGVKETAPDSIRAEKGKSLTSSVTPGLTYDSRDHFFSPTEGTKSALSVKTAGLGGDARFLKTDLSGRWHYPLLKDPNWGGNYVLALGGTLGYGIGFAERQNGKKDLPLFERYFLGGINSVRGFTERSLGPRVPSGCDPTTGACTGTNVIGGDRAAVANAEVLFPIMEQYGVRGLAFFDMGNAFGSEGIKFGDFRRSVGTGVRWMSPFGPLRVELGFPLNKQHGDDTSVLGFTIGAQ
- a CDS encoding ABC transporter ATP-binding protein; the encoded protein is MSNSLLSVRDLRKSFHEGGSEIHVLRGVNLELAEGERLAIVGASGVGKSTLLHILGTLDRPTSGTILFQDQELPMADEAALCQFRNRQIGFIFQFHYLLPDFTALDNVMFPALIQGMGVTQAKGEAERLLELVGLKERMSHRPGKLSGGEQQRVAVARAVILKPKVVLADEPTGSLDMRIGQEVQDLLFRLNEEHKIALVVATHNREFADKIGRRAELRAGEIFG
- a CDS encoding lipoprotein-releasing ABC transporter permease subunit, which gives rise to MKYELFIALRYLRARRRETFISLITVISVLGVMLAVMTLNVVMSVMSGFEETLRDRLLGINAHIALVRSGEPMRDHERLLAELVKEPGVVAASPTIYGQVMVTSGSRVSGVVVRGVDPDRVNGVVNLQSFLKEGSLAALKTPHALQVEDRRVTLPGIILGERLANQLGAFTGSPIQVVSPLGSPTAIGVIPKVRRFIVVGILKSGMSEIDSTLVFMALSDAQSFFEMAGAVSNIEMRVNDVDHSRAIAERIQRRLGFPYFAEDWTRLWPNLFSALQLEKTVYFLVLLLMVLIGAFNIVSTLVMVVMEKKKDIAILRSMGASQQSIHKIFLLMGCMIGVVGTVFGVVLGLLVCALISQYQFKLPDGVFLISTVPVRIYLSNFALVTSASFFVCLLASIYPARQAAKLDPVEVLRYE